A window from Trichomycterus rosablanca isolate fTriRos1 chromosome 21, fTriRos1.hap1, whole genome shotgun sequence encodes these proteins:
- the LOC134335728 gene encoding sialic acid-binding Ig-like lectin 15: protein MADEECEDHRHPVQLKMELVLVLFYILFCSSGPVAQDKWSMTVPEVVTVGFREDAVLPCTFTAPRQFQPSVTVIWRHKVCQEPEIFRCISKANETEGGQNCSKSLGRYSLYGDPKARNLSLIIKNVSVEDQKQYFCRVELKEGSYEAPGGTELKIQVPRTIESIYIRTLASGEQVVTCDVKGIPLPNVTWIMPENINASLVSFLSGFFRASSSVPAYLLNTNYTCQIDGRNGLQNQSIYFSKGAAVQEHQISLLLFVAVVTTLTAILIIIIIILVIVIVCYRKGSFKTVGTAQQTRFGMMECKR, encoded by the exons atggctgacg AAGAGTGTGAAGACCACCGCCATCCAGTACAGCTGAAGATGGAGCTTGTGCTTGTGCTGTTCTACATTCTCTTTTGCAGCTCAG gtcCTGTGGCCCAGGATAAGTGGTCAATGACCGTACCTGAAGTTGTCACAGTGGGATTTCGTGAAGACGCCGTCCTCCCCTGCACTTTTACGGCTCCGAGACAATTTCAGCCGAGTGTAACGGTGATTTGGCGACATAAAGTTTGTCAAGAACCAGAAATTTTCAGGTGTATAAGCAAGGCTAATGAGACTGAAGGTGGACAGAACTGCTCCAAGTCACTTGGACGTTACTCACTCTATGGTGACCCGAAAGCACGCAACCTCTCACTAATTATCAAAAATGTCTCAGTTGAAGATCAAAAACAGTATTTCTGTCGTGTTGAGCTGAAAGAGGGCAGTTATGAAGCTCCAGGCGGAACCGAATTAAAAATCCAAG TACCCCGAACTATAGAGAGCATCTACATACGAACGCTTGCATCTGGAGAGCAGGTTGTAACGTGTGATGTTAAAGGAATACCTCTACCCAATGTAACATGGATCATGCCCGAGAACATAAACGCCTCGCTGGTGTCTTTCCTAAGTGGATTTTTTAGAGCTTCATCCTCAGTTCCTGCGTATCTGCTCAACACCAACTACACCTGTCAGATTGATGGAAGAAATGGGCTTCAAAATCAGTCAATTTACTTCTCAAAAGGAGCTGCGGTGCAAGAACATCAGATCTCGTTGTTATTATTTGTTGCTGTTGTGACTACACTTACAGCCAttttaatcatcatcatcatcatcctggtGATTGTGATCGTGTGTTACAGGAAAG GCTCATTTAAGACTGTGGGCACTGCACAACAGACCAGATTTGGGATGATGGAGTGTAAAAGGTGA